A genomic region of Nostoc sp. UHCC 0702 contains the following coding sequences:
- a CDS encoding class I fructose-bisphosphate aldolase, producing MTQQVKEILSWYGSDNPGTLTNLARLLNHGKLAGTGKLVILPVDQGFEHGPARSFAANPLAYNPHYHFELAIESGCNAYAAPLGFLEAGAREFAGDIPLILKVNDHDVLIDEKDPNQALTGSVQDALRLGCVGIGFTIYPGSSHRLELYEQIRAYAEEAKRQGLVVIIWSYPRGSGLSKLGETAIDVTSYAAHIAAQLGAHIIKVKLPSAHIEQEAARKVYEKEQIPIATLDERVRHVVQCTFNGRRVVIFSGGPTESDDVLLDEIRAIHKGGGFGSIIGRNSFQRFKPDALRLLTAIMDIYSDELAPIPSRVLV from the coding sequence ATGACCCAACAAGTTAAAGAAATTCTTAGTTGGTATGGCAGCGATAATCCAGGAACCCTAACCAACCTGGCACGACTACTCAATCATGGGAAATTAGCAGGCACTGGTAAACTAGTTATTCTGCCCGTAGATCAAGGGTTTGAACACGGGCCTGCCCGTAGTTTTGCTGCTAACCCACTTGCTTACAATCCTCATTATCATTTTGAGTTAGCGATCGAATCAGGCTGCAACGCCTATGCAGCACCTTTAGGATTCCTAGAGGCGGGTGCAAGAGAGTTCGCGGGTGACATTCCTCTGATTTTGAAAGTTAACGACCATGATGTGCTGATAGATGAAAAAGACCCCAACCAAGCCTTGACCGGGAGTGTTCAAGATGCCTTAAGACTGGGTTGTGTGGGAATTGGTTTCACTATCTATCCTGGCTCAAGTCATCGATTAGAGTTGTATGAGCAAATCCGCGCCTATGCTGAAGAAGCGAAGCGTCAAGGCTTAGTAGTAATTATCTGGTCTTATCCGCGTGGCTCTGGTCTGAGCAAATTGGGAGAAACTGCAATTGACGTGACGAGCTATGCTGCCCACATTGCTGCCCAACTTGGTGCCCACATTATCAAGGTGAAGCTACCAAGCGCCCATATCGAGCAAGAGGCAGCCCGTAAGGTCTATGAAAAAGAGCAAATTCCAATTGCCACCCTGGATGAGCGAGTACGGCATGTTGTGCAATGTACATTCAATGGTCGGCGGGTCGTGATTTTTTCAGGTGGCCCCACTGAAAGTGATGATGTGTTACTTGATGAAATTCGTGCTATCCACAAGGGCGGCGGATTTGGCTCTATCATCGGGCGCAATTCATTCCAACGTTTTAAACCAGATGCACTACGGCTACTAACTGCAATTATGGATATTTACTCTGATGAATTAGCTCCGATTCCCAGCCGAGTACTTGTCTAG
- a CDS encoding glucose-6-phosphate dehydrogenase: MTFAKANNLTQLLDRPANPCVVVIFGAAGDLTKRKLIPALYNLARSNLLPEEFAIVGVTRAPMSSEDFRTQMSRDIEKFSTNDIDPQLWQWFEKRLYYLAGDFQDTDTYSRLKELLMQVDQECSTQGNYLYYLATAPDFFCDIIWQLGSVGLTQEDGYWRRVIIEKPFGHDLESARALNKNISTILKESQIYRIDHYLGKETVQNILVFRFGNGLFEPIWNHRYIDHVQITVAETVGVEGRGGYYEGAGAIRDMVQNHIFQLLAMMAMEPPVSFEADAVRDEKSKVLKAIQPLTPQDVLTHTVRGQYGEGIVKGQHLPNYRLEPRVAPDSGTETFTALKLMIDNWRWADVPFYLRTGKCLPQRVTEIAIQFKRVPSLLFHETSVDQLVPNFLVIRIQPNEGISLQFGAKVPGPTVRMGAVDMDFAYTDYFNSAPSTGYETLLYDCMIGDATLFQRADNVELGWKVVSPILDVWKALPPRNFPNYAAGTWGPKDADELLQRDGRQWRTSADLTPPVKH; encoded by the coding sequence ATGACTTTTGCAAAAGCAAATAACCTAACTCAATTGCTAGACCGACCAGCAAATCCCTGTGTGGTAGTGATTTTCGGTGCAGCTGGAGACTTAACTAAGCGCAAGCTGATCCCTGCCCTCTATAATTTGGCACGCAGCAACTTGCTGCCTGAAGAGTTTGCCATTGTGGGCGTTACTCGTGCCCCCATGAGTAGCGAAGATTTTCGTACCCAAATGAGTCGGGATATCGAAAAATTCTCCACTAACGACATTGACCCCCAACTGTGGCAGTGGTTTGAGAAACGGCTCTATTACCTAGCAGGTGATTTCCAAGATACCGACACCTACAGTCGGCTCAAAGAATTGCTCATGCAGGTTGATCAAGAGTGTAGCACCCAAGGCAACTATCTCTATTACCTAGCAACTGCACCTGATTTCTTCTGCGACATCATCTGGCAACTAGGCTCTGTTGGACTTACCCAAGAAGACGGTTACTGGCGGCGTGTGATTATTGAAAAACCTTTTGGACACGATTTGGAATCTGCTCGTGCTTTGAACAAAAACATTAGCACAATTCTCAAAGAAAGTCAAATATACCGGATTGACCACTACCTGGGTAAGGAGACGGTACAGAACATTCTGGTTTTCCGCTTCGGCAACGGACTGTTTGAGCCGATTTGGAATCACCGTTATATCGATCATGTACAAATTACAGTTGCTGAAACTGTCGGGGTAGAAGGCAGAGGTGGCTACTATGAAGGAGCGGGGGCAATCCGCGATATGGTTCAGAACCATATATTTCAACTGCTGGCGATGATGGCAATGGAGCCGCCTGTTTCGTTTGAAGCAGATGCAGTGCGGGATGAAAAGTCAAAAGTACTCAAGGCAATTCAACCCCTGACACCCCAGGATGTGCTGACTCATACTGTGCGCGGGCAGTACGGTGAAGGGATAGTAAAGGGACAACATCTACCTAATTACCGTTTAGAGCCTCGCGTTGCTCCTGACTCTGGGACGGAAACCTTTACTGCCTTGAAGTTGATGATTGATAACTGGCGTTGGGCAGATGTACCTTTTTACTTACGTACAGGTAAGTGCCTACCACAGCGAGTCACTGAAATTGCCATCCAATTCAAGCGAGTACCATCCTTGCTTTTTCACGAAACCTCCGTTGACCAGCTAGTTCCTAACTTCCTGGTAATTCGTATCCAACCCAACGAGGGAATTAGTTTGCAATTTGGGGCCAAAGTTCCTGGGCCGACGGTGCGAATGGGGGCGGTGGATATGGATTTTGCTTACACTGACTACTTTAATAGTGCGCCCAGTACAGGCTATGAAACCTTACTCTATGACTGCATGATTGGTGACGCTACTCTGTTTCAGAGGGCAGATAATGTGGAATTGGGCTGGAAGGTCGTCAGTCCGATTCTGGATGTCTGGAAAGCTTTGCCACCACGTAACTTTCCCAACTATGCCGCAGGCACTTGGGGCCCAAAAGATGCAGATGAGTTGTTGCAACGTGATGGTCGGCAGTGGAGAACAAGTGCCGATCTGACTCCCCCAGTCAAGCATTGA
- a CDS encoding carbohydrate porin, with protein MRLNLVSGMSILHLIVLGVPALAEISEPMNIGLEGAIINDSISAAISTTSKATETIPASVTQLSQLAPVSSSQNQAALLTTSNNQSGFDITTRPADQSHSLPLSFILAQNAQTNTDNDAPMAQVTSVSQLKDVQPTDWAFGALQSLVERYGCIAGYPDNLYRGNRALTRYEFAAGLNACLERVNELITTATSDLVQTEDLATIKRLQEEFAAELATLRGRVDTLEARTAELEANQFSTTTKLSGQVIIAVNSGAFTGERIIGPTGEEIASSDPNTTVVYRAAIDLDTSFFGTDQLKIRLDTGNNNGVNNAPGLLEPNFGSVLDFSIKPPTNNNLGVSRLYYTFKPFQDFTVSVGPEIRTTDYVDYNSYAYLSFRDFSTFAFINNQLLFPVNGPSAGAAIDWKPGGGALTVRALYAAAEAGNPGNNGFVRGVAPFTRLLYPTGSGENGLFGDTYQGTVELEYAPSRVFAIRLQYSGGKLFNNQYDVFGANFELAFSPKLAVFGRYGYGNYDNTSFGDIKPNYWMAGVAFPDLFSPGALAGIAVGQPFIASEIGNTTQTNFEGFYNFRVSDNIQVTPLIQVITNSSNQNSNGTIITGTLRTVFSF; from the coding sequence ATGCGTTTAAATCTGGTCAGTGGGATGAGTATCCTCCATTTGATTGTGCTAGGTGTTCCTGCTTTAGCTGAAATATCAGAACCTATGAACATCGGGCTTGAAGGGGCTATCATTAACGATAGTATTTCTGCTGCCATCTCTACAACTTCTAAAGCAACCGAAACAATTCCGGCTAGTGTGACTCAACTGTCCCAGCTAGCCCCAGTCAGTAGTTCTCAAAATCAGGCTGCTCTGTTGACTACTTCTAACAACCAGTCTGGGTTTGACATAACGACAAGGCCTGCTGATCAAAGTCATAGTCTACCACTTTCTTTTATTCTTGCTCAAAACGCCCAAACAAACACAGATAATGATGCCCCAATGGCACAAGTCACTTCTGTGTCTCAGCTAAAAGATGTACAACCAACAGATTGGGCTTTTGGTGCGTTACAGTCTTTAGTTGAGCGATATGGTTGCATTGCAGGGTATCCAGATAATCTCTACAGGGGCAATCGAGCCTTAACAAGATATGAGTTTGCAGCCGGATTAAATGCTTGTTTAGAGCGAGTCAACGAACTAATTACCACGGCAACTTCTGACTTAGTTCAGACAGAAGATTTAGCCACAATTAAGCGCCTGCAAGAAGAATTTGCGGCAGAACTAGCCACGCTGCGGGGCCGTGTAGATACTTTAGAAGCTCGTACAGCAGAACTAGAGGCAAATCAGTTCTCCACAACTACCAAGCTCAGTGGTCAAGTAATTATAGCGGTGAATTCAGGAGCATTTACTGGAGAACGCATCATCGGCCCCACAGGTGAAGAAATTGCTAGTTCTGACCCAAATACTACGGTGGTTTATCGAGCTGCTATAGACTTAGATACAAGCTTTTTTGGCACAGACCAGTTAAAAATCCGTCTTGATACAGGCAACAATAATGGTGTCAATAATGCGCCAGGATTGTTAGAGCCGAACTTTGGTAGTGTTCTAGACTTTTCAATTAAACCACCCACTAATAACAACCTTGGTGTGTCACGGCTATACTACACTTTTAAGCCATTCCAAGATTTCACCGTGTCTGTGGGCCCTGAGATTCGTACTACAGATTATGTTGACTACAACAGCTACGCTTACCTGAGCTTTCGAGACTTTAGCACTTTCGCATTTATAAATAACCAACTTCTTTTCCCTGTCAATGGGCCAAGTGCAGGTGCAGCAATTGATTGGAAGCCAGGAGGAGGAGCATTGACAGTACGGGCTTTGTATGCAGCAGCAGAAGCAGGCAATCCAGGTAATAATGGATTTGTCAGAGGTGTAGCACCATTCACTCGGTTGTTGTATCCTACTGGTAGTGGTGAAAACGGTTTATTTGGCGACACATATCAGGGTACTGTTGAACTAGAGTATGCGCCATCGAGAGTTTTTGCTATACGCCTCCAATACAGTGGTGGAAAATTATTCAATAACCAGTATGACGTGTTCGGCGCAAATTTTGAGTTAGCTTTTTCACCGAAACTAGCCGTATTTGGTCGTTATGGCTATGGTAATTACGATAACACTAGCTTTGGTGACATCAAACCCAACTACTGGATGGCGGGAGTAGCGTTCCCAGACTTGTTTTCCCCTGGTGCTTTGGCTGGTATTGCAGTTGGTCAACCCTTTATTGCTAGTGAAATTGGTAATACCACTCAAACCAACTTTGAAGGATTCTACAACTTTAGAGTCAGTGATAACATCCAAGTTACTCCTTTGATTCAGGTAATTACTAATTCTTCCAACCAGAATAGCAATGGTACGATCATTACAGGGACTCTGCGGACGGTCTTCTCTTTCTAG
- a CDS encoding HAD family phosphatase: protein MNQTIEFKQSKISLLVADVDGTLVTREKILTNRTRTAVQKLNEAGIIFTITSGRPPLGMKMIVDALNLTAPIAGFNGAVFFNSDLSIIDQNVLTQAIAQQVVEIITAHGLDVWIYQGKDWFVRQRHGSHVDREEKTVQFSPTVVSNFDGLLNNVAKIVGVSDDLEAVARCEVDVQQKFSGQVCCQTGASSRDGQQVSAARSQPYYLDVTHPRANKGAVIQRLCELLTIPAHEIATIGDMPNDVPMFEQSGLSIAMGNASVQVQRQAQYVTTSYEEEGFANAVEQFILGSNGSKRVLDQSSRQSAATS from the coding sequence ATGAATCAAACGATTGAGTTCAAACAATCTAAAATTTCTTTGCTCGTTGCCGATGTAGACGGCACTTTGGTTACTCGTGAGAAGATATTGACAAATCGCACCCGTACAGCTGTCCAAAAGCTGAATGAGGCTGGTATTATCTTCACCATCACTAGTGGTCGTCCGCCTTTGGGCATGAAGATGATTGTGGATGCACTTAATTTGACTGCCCCGATCGCTGGCTTTAATGGTGCAGTGTTCTTTAATTCTGACCTCTCCATTATTGATCAGAATGTACTGACTCAAGCGATCGCTCAGCAGGTCGTCGAAATCATCACTGCTCACGGTCTGGATGTTTGGATCTATCAAGGCAAGGATTGGTTTGTACGTCAACGGCACGGTTCTCATGTTGATCGCGAAGAAAAGACGGTTCAATTCTCACCAACCGTTGTATCCAACTTTGATGGACTGCTAAACAACGTTGCCAAAATAGTCGGCGTCAGTGATGACTTGGAAGCAGTAGCACGATGCGAGGTTGATGTGCAGCAAAAGTTCAGTGGACAAGTCTGCTGTCAGACGGGCGCGAGTTCCCGTGATGGTCAGCAAGTCTCTGCTGCACGCTCCCAGCCCTACTATTTAGATGTCACACACCCCCGTGCTAACAAGGGAGCAGTGATACAGCGCCTCTGTGAACTCCTGACAATTCCTGCTCACGAGATTGCCACCATTGGTGACATGCCTAACGATGTACCAATGTTTGAACAAAGCGGTCTGAGCATTGCTATGGGCAACGCCAGTGTGCAAGTACAACGCCAAGCACAGTATGTCACAACTTCCTATGAAGAGGAAGGATTTGCTAATGCAGTGGAACAGTTCATTTTGGGTAGTAACGGCTCAAAGCGAGTACTCGATCAAAGCTCAAGGCAGTCAGCAGCTACTAGTTAA
- a CDS encoding class I SAM-dependent methyltransferase — MYDKYGERYHLKRNNEEDNLWNEYLDIPSMTKLIEKNVNQRNVLDLGCGSGKFAAKVKSWGGNVIGLDQSSTMIEIARKEHPEIDFYVGIAEELPFGDKSFELIYSCLMVHYVKELSPLFAEVARVIRSFGKFIFSFHHPFDEVTNKFWNGSTYDVTMRPYFHNDEYRWNMFDDMELVSYHHTFETIFTSLNENGFVVERLIEPTPNHSTRDKHPIFYERTSNYPSFCAISAIYLPN; from the coding sequence ATGTACGACAAATATGGTGAGCGATATCATTTGAAAAGAAACAATGAAGAAGATAATCTTTGGAATGAATACCTAGATATTCCATCAATGACTAAGTTGATTGAGAAGAATGTTAATCAACGCAATGTGTTAGACCTGGGCTGTGGCTCTGGAAAATTTGCTGCGAAAGTAAAATCGTGGGGAGGAAACGTTATTGGTCTAGATCAGTCAAGCACAATGATTGAGATAGCTCGAAAAGAACATCCCGAAATAGACTTTTATGTTGGTATTGCCGAAGAACTGCCATTCGGTGATAAAAGTTTTGAGCTAATTTATAGCTGTTTAATGGTTCACTACGTTAAAGAGCTAAGTCCGTTATTTGCTGAAGTTGCAAGGGTAATCCGAAGCTTTGGTAAATTCATCTTTTCGTTTCATCATCCGTTTGATGAAGTGACTAATAAATTTTGGAATGGTAGTACTTATGACGTAACGATGCGCCCATATTTTCATAATGACGAATATCGATGGAATATGTTTGATGACATGGAATTAGTAAGTTACCATCACACTTTTGAGACAATATTCACTTCTTTAAATGAAAATGGCTTCGTAGTGGAACGTCTAATTGAACCAACCCCAAATCATTCAACAAGGGATAAACATCCAATATTTTATGAAAGAACTTCCAATTATCCATCGTTCTGCGCCATAAGTGCAATCTATCTACCTAACTAG
- a CDS encoding CDGSH iron-sulfur domain-containing protein, whose product MSETELVNQQPKQPVIIDKKPIVMELETGTYLWCSCGYSSNQPFCNGAHKGTEFKPIKFEITEKKPVALCQCKYTNNAPFCDGYHKNL is encoded by the coding sequence ATGAGCGAAACAGAATTGGTCAATCAACAACCAAAACAACCTGTGATCATTGACAAGAAACCAATAGTAATGGAACTGGAAACTGGCACATATTTATGGTGTAGCTGCGGTTATTCCAGCAATCAACCCTTCTGCAATGGCGCTCACAAAGGGACTGAATTCAAACCAATTAAATTTGAAATTACTGAAAAAAAACCTGTTGCCCTTTGTCAGTGTAAATACACAAATAACGCTCCATTTTGTGATGGTTATCACAAGAATCTATAA
- the gnd gene encoding decarboxylating 6-phosphogluconate dehydrogenase: MSTPQEKLYIFYLEAPYQSFPVYPACNCLAFTSLKCILANGFHSKYLKHRRKIMQIGVFGLGRMGANIVRRLMRDEHECVVFNRTPDKVRQLEGEGATAASSLDEFVHLLTKPRVIWVMLPAGDATESAIAALAQKLEPGDIVIDGGNSYYKDDVRRAKLMNAKGINYIDVGTSGGVWGLERGYCLMIGGKPEVVNHLDAIFKSLAPGTGDIPKTPGREHLTSTAEMGYLHCGSYGAGHFVKMVHNGIEYALMQAYAEGFDIFRNADSQELAEDYRYDLNVADISEVWRRGSVVGSWLLDLTAMALAENPTLSNYSGYVQDSGEGRWTIMAAIEEAVPTDVLSAALYTRFRSRQEHTFAEKMLSAMRYKFGGHVEQHS, translated from the coding sequence ATGTCCACCCCACAAGAAAAATTGTATATTTTTTATTTGGAAGCCCCTTATCAATCTTTCCCTGTGTACCCTGCCTGCAACTGCTTGGCGTTTACATCTTTAAAATGCATTTTAGCCAATGGATTTCACAGCAAATATTTAAAACACAGGAGAAAAATCATGCAAATTGGTGTATTTGGTCTTGGGCGCATGGGTGCCAATATCGTTAGACGCTTAATGCGCGATGAACATGAGTGTGTAGTCTTCAACCGCACTCCCGACAAAGTTCGGCAGCTAGAAGGTGAAGGTGCAACAGCAGCCTCCTCACTCGATGAATTTGTACATCTACTCACAAAACCAAGAGTTATTTGGGTGATGTTACCTGCTGGGGATGCAACTGAGAGTGCGATCGCGGCTTTAGCCCAAAAGCTGGAACCAGGTGATATAGTCATCGATGGTGGCAATTCCTACTATAAAGATGATGTCCGTCGTGCTAAATTAATGAACGCAAAAGGCATCAACTACATTGATGTCGGTACGAGCGGTGGTGTATGGGGGTTAGAGCGGGGTTACTGCCTGATGATTGGCGGCAAACCAGAGGTTGTCAACCACCTTGATGCCATTTTCAAATCCCTCGCTCCGGGAACAGGAGATATTCCCAAGACACCCGGAAGAGAACACCTCACAAGCACTGCTGAAATGGGCTACTTACACTGTGGTTCTTATGGAGCAGGACACTTCGTCAAAATGGTGCATAATGGCATTGAGTATGCGCTAATGCAGGCATACGCCGAAGGGTTTGACATTTTCCGTAATGCCGACTCTCAGGAACTGGCAGAAGATTACCGTTATGACCTGAATGTGGCAGACATTTCCGAAGTTTGGCGGCGGGGTAGTGTAGTGGGGTCGTGGCTGCTAGACTTGACTGCAATGGCGCTGGCAGAGAATCCCACACTTTCTAACTACAGTGGGTATGTGCAGGACTCAGGCGAAGGACGCTGGACAATTATGGCGGCCATTGAAGAAGCCGTTCCTACTGATGTACTATCGGCTGCCTTATATACTCGTTTCCGCTCTCGACAAGAGCATACTTTTGCGGAAAAAATGCTGTCTGCCATGCGCTACAAGTTTGGCGGACACGTTGAACAACACAGCTAA
- a CDS encoding bifunctional transaldolase/phosoglucose isomerase, producing the protein MTVSETIANPLQALQNYGQSIWLDYIRRSLITSGELQRLIDEDGVRGVTSNPAIFQKAIAGSTDYDDAIKTIEDSQDQDAISLYEQLAIEDIQAAADILQPIYQQTKRQDGYVSLEVSPYLAHDTEQTISEGHRLWQAIKRPNLMIKVPATPAGIPAIQELISDGINVNVTLLFSQEVYEQVANAYIAGLEALAAKGGDVSQVNSVASFFISRIDTAIDNLIITRLKTTSNKDERGLLEVMLGRIAIANAKLTYQRYQEIYQSDRWKKLAQLGAKPQRLLWASTATKNPQYSDVLYVEGLIGQDTVNTVPPTTLAAFADHGQPRPSLLENLDLAKEMMLKLQRAGISFKSVTDKLLVEGLDLFSDAFDQLLGSVEKKREIVLGAKLDSLSYKLPEDLTTSVQAHLEDWRVNGKIRRLWSHDASLWTGADENRWLGWLGITEDQLAQIDHLKQLAQEVKDLRFSHVVLLGMGGSSLCPEVMKLTFGKIAGYPELLVLDSTDPAQIQTLLNQINLTTTLFIVSSKSGSTLEPNIFKQYFFDQVQQILGAESAGNRFIAITDPGSHLQHIAEGDDFRHIFFGVSSIGGRYSALSNFGMVPAAAMGVDVAKLLDSAEEMVHSCAPSVPAEDNPGVVLGTILGVLANQGRDKVTLITSPLIADLGAWLEQLLAESTGKDNLGLIPIDREPLGEPKVYGSDRLFVYIRLESAPDPTQDAAFAALEQAGQPTVRISVAHPYQLGQEFFRWQIATAVAGSIIGINAFNQPDVEASKIATRQLTTKYEKTGALPAETPIFTEAGIKLFTDPKNALFLSEATKREQSLVGYLRAHLNRLQVGDYFALLAYIEMNESHQAQLQVIRQLIRDSKRVATCLGFGPRFLHSTGQAYKGGPNSGVFLQITCDDAVDLPVTGHRYSFGVVKAAQARGDFQVLAERNRRVLRLHLGKDVQAGLELLHTVIKQVLV; encoded by the coding sequence ATGACCGTTTCAGAAACTATAGCGAACCCTTTGCAAGCATTACAAAATTATGGACAGTCGATATGGCTAGACTATATCCGGCGTAGCCTGATTACTAGTGGTGAACTACAACGCCTAATTGATGAAGATGGGGTACGAGGAGTTACATCTAACCCAGCAATTTTTCAGAAAGCCATTGCAGGTAGTACTGACTACGATGATGCCATCAAGACAATTGAGGATAGTCAGGATCAAGATGCTATTTCGCTCTATGAACAGTTAGCAATTGAAGACATCCAAGCCGCAGCTGATATATTGCAACCTATTTACCAACAAACTAAAAGACAAGATGGTTACGTCAGCCTGGAAGTCTCACCTTATTTGGCTCACGACACTGAGCAAACTATTTCAGAAGGGCATCGGCTTTGGCAAGCGATAAAAAGACCCAACCTGATGATTAAGGTTCCCGCTACACCTGCTGGTATCCCTGCCATTCAAGAACTGATCAGCGATGGTATTAATGTCAATGTGACGCTGCTGTTCTCCCAAGAAGTCTATGAGCAAGTTGCGAATGCTTACATTGCAGGGTTAGAGGCGCTTGCTGCCAAAGGTGGAGATGTCAGTCAAGTCAATAGTGTTGCCAGTTTCTTCATTAGCCGGATTGATACTGCCATTGATAATCTGATCATTACTCGACTCAAAACAACAAGCAACAAGGATGAGCGGGGATTACTAGAGGTGATGCTGGGGAGAATTGCGATCGCCAATGCTAAACTAACTTATCAGCGCTACCAAGAGATTTATCAAAGCGATCGCTGGAAAAAACTTGCTCAATTAGGTGCTAAACCCCAACGACTTCTATGGGCAAGCACAGCTACTAAAAATCCCCAATACAGTGATGTTTTGTATGTGGAAGGACTAATTGGTCAAGACACCGTGAATACAGTTCCTCCTACGACTTTGGCAGCTTTTGCCGACCACGGACAGCCACGCCCTAGTTTGTTAGAGAACCTTGACCTTGCTAAGGAGATGATGCTGAAACTGCAAAGGGCAGGTATTTCCTTTAAAAGCGTCACCGACAAATTGCTGGTTGAAGGATTGGATTTATTTTCCGATGCCTTTGACCAATTGTTGGGTTCAGTAGAGAAAAAGCGAGAAATAGTTTTGGGGGCAAAACTTGACTCCTTGTCCTACAAACTGCCAGAAGACCTAACTACTAGCGTTCAAGCACACCTAGAAGACTGGCGCGTGAATGGCAAAATCCGCAGACTGTGGTCACATGATGCTTCTCTGTGGACAGGGGCGGATGAAAATCGCTGGTTAGGTTGGCTTGGCATCACTGAAGATCAGCTAGCGCAAATTGACCACCTCAAACAGCTAGCACAAGAAGTTAAAGACTTGCGCTTCTCTCACGTTGTGCTGCTGGGTATGGGTGGGTCATCACTCTGTCCAGAAGTCATGAAGCTGACTTTTGGCAAAATAGCAGGTTATCCAGAACTGTTAGTGCTAGATTCAACTGACCCTGCTCAGATTCAGACGCTTTTAAATCAAATCAACCTGACCACAACTTTGTTCATTGTCTCTAGTAAATCTGGCAGCACCCTAGAACCAAACATCTTCAAGCAATATTTCTTTGATCAAGTGCAGCAAATTCTGGGGGCAGAATCAGCAGGAAACCGTTTCATCGCCATCACAGACCCTGGTTCTCATCTGCAACACATTGCAGAGGGTGACGACTTCCGCCATATCTTCTTTGGTGTATCTAGTATTGGTGGTCGTTATTCTGCTTTATCTAACTTTGGGATGGTGCCAGCTGCGGCAATGGGTGTTGATGTTGCCAAGTTGTTAGACTCTGCTGAAGAGATGGTACATTCCTGCGCTCCTTCGGTTCCAGCAGAGGATAATCCTGGTGTGGTTCTCGGAACCATTCTAGGTGTATTGGCAAACCAAGGACGAGATAAAGTGACGCTGATTACCTCGCCCTTAATTGCAGATTTGGGTGCATGGCTAGAGCAATTGCTGGCGGAGTCTACAGGTAAAGATAACTTGGGATTGATTCCAATTGACCGCGAACCATTAGGAGAACCAAAAGTATACGGCAGCGATCGCCTGTTCGTATACATTCGTCTGGAATCTGCCCCTGATCCCACTCAAGATGCTGCCTTCGCTGCGCTAGAACAGGCAGGACAGCCCACCGTCCGCATTTCTGTTGCTCATCCATACCAGCTAGGACAAGAGTTTTTCCGTTGGCAGATTGCGACTGCGGTTGCTGGGTCAATTATCGGCATCAATGCCTTTAACCAACCGGATGTGGAAGCTAGCAAAATCGCTACTCGTCAATTGACCACTAAATATGAAAAAACTGGGGCATTGCCAGCTGAAACGCCAATTTTCACAGAAGCAGGCATTAAGTTATTCACTGACCCCAAAAATGCTCTATTCCTGTCTGAAGCAACGAAGCGCGAGCAATCTCTAGTTGGTTATTTACGCGCTCATCTGAATCGACTCCAAGTTGGAGATTACTTTGCATTGCTAGCTTATATTGAAATGAACGAATCCCACCAAGCGCAATTGCAAGTTATTCGGCAGTTAATTCGTGACTCAAAGCGAGTTGCAACTTGTTTGGGCTTTGGTCCCCGCTTTTTACACTCCACAGGACAAGCATACAAAGGTGGGCCAAACAGTGGCGTTTTTCTGCAAATTACTTGTGATGATGCCGTTGATTTACCTGTAACTGGTCACAGATACAGCTTTGGAGTTGTCAAAGCAGCCCAAGCAAGGGGTGATTTCCAGGTATTGGCAGAGCGAAATCGCCGAGTTCTCAGATTACATTTAGGTAAAGATGTGCAAGCAGGTTTAGAACTGTTACACACAGTTATTAAGCAAGTTTTGGTCTAA